From Vibrio aerogenes, a single genomic window includes:
- the hemC gene encoding hydroxymethylbilane synthase, with product MTNIRPVRIATRKSPLALWQAEYVKAALLRKHPELTVELVTMTTKGDVILDTPLAKVGGKGLFVKELEVAILEGRADLAVHSMKDVPVDFPSGLGLVTICERDDPRDAFVSNTFSSVDALPQGAIVGTCSLRRQCQLKSYRPDLIIRELRGNVGTRLGKLDAGDFDAIILAAAGLKRLQLEERIKSYLSPENSLPAVGQGAIGIECRLDDVWLREKLEVLNHDETSDRVLCERAMNLTLEGGCQVPIGSYAILENNELWLRALVGEPDGSKIIRGEIRGPRQEAEKLGMTLAKQLIQDGAQEILNRLSHTTEPS from the coding sequence ATGACCAATATCCGTCCAGTCCGCATTGCAACACGAAAAAGTCCACTTGCTCTTTGGCAGGCAGAATATGTAAAAGCAGCACTGCTCAGGAAACACCCTGAGTTGACTGTTGAGCTGGTCACAATGACCACAAAAGGAGATGTCATCTTAGACACGCCACTCGCAAAAGTTGGTGGTAAAGGACTTTTCGTCAAAGAACTTGAAGTGGCAATACTCGAAGGGCGGGCAGATCTTGCGGTTCACTCCATGAAAGATGTCCCCGTCGATTTTCCTTCCGGACTGGGGCTTGTGACGATTTGTGAACGGGATGATCCGAGGGATGCGTTTGTTTCAAATACATTTTCTTCTGTTGATGCACTCCCGCAGGGAGCCATCGTCGGTACATGTAGCCTGCGCCGACAGTGTCAGCTGAAATCTTATCGCCCGGATCTGATTATCAGGGAACTGAGAGGCAATGTCGGCACCCGGCTGGGTAAACTGGATGCGGGGGATTTTGACGCGATTATTCTGGCGGCTGCAGGGTTAAAGCGCTTGCAACTGGAAGAAAGAATTAAAAGTTATTTATCACCGGAAAACTCACTGCCAGCGGTTGGTCAGGGGGCCATAGGCATTGAATGCAGACTTGATGATGTCTGGCTGCGGGAAAAACTTGAAGTTTTGAATCACGATGAAACTTCAGATCGTGTTCTCTGTGAGCGGGCGATGAATCTGACACTTGAAGGTGGATGTCAGGTACCAATCGGAAGTTATGCCATTCTGGAGAACAATGAACTATGGCTCAGAGCACTGGTCGGTGAACCCGATGGCAGCAAAATTATCCGTGGAGAAATACGCGGTCCACGGCAAGAAGCTGAAAAGCTGGGTATGACGCTGGCAAAACAACTGATTCAGGATGGCGCTCAAGAGATACTCAACCGCCTGAGTCATACAACAGAGCCCTCATGA
- a CDS encoding uroporphyrinogen-III synthase translates to MSILVIRPHPHGEDLCKQLDQHGLPAIHLPLVRFNRGRDCPKIIPLTEQSQIIIAVSQQAVMFSHEYLTALDYKWPEHIRYLAIGQKTAQLLSKFTQQPVNYPGISDSEHFIGLPELQNLSGISIVILRGNSGRELIAQELKKRGAKINYCEVYQREMVPFNAEKMVQQWQNAAIDHIVVTSASQLSFFVSQIPDFCHPWLFDRILLVPGLRIEEIAQNMGFKHIIVVGSASNSDLVAALQPQKE, encoded by the coding sequence ATGAGCATACTTGTCATCCGCCCGCATCCACACGGAGAAGACCTGTGTAAGCAACTTGATCAGCATGGTCTTCCCGCTATTCATCTGCCGCTCGTCCGCTTTAACAGAGGACGAGACTGCCCGAAAATCATCCCCCTGACAGAACAAAGCCAAATAATTATTGCCGTAAGTCAGCAGGCTGTCATGTTTAGCCACGAATATCTCACAGCGCTTGATTACAAGTGGCCGGAACACATCAGATATCTTGCCATTGGTCAAAAAACTGCACAACTTTTGAGTAAATTTACCCAACAACCGGTAAACTACCCCGGAATTAGTGACAGCGAACACTTTATCGGACTTCCGGAACTTCAGAATCTCTCTGGTATCTCAATAGTGATACTCCGGGGAAATAGTGGCAGAGAGCTCATCGCTCAGGAGTTAAAGAAACGGGGAGCCAAGATAAACTATTGCGAAGTTTATCAACGGGAAATGGTGCCGTTTAATGCGGAAAAAATGGTACAACAATGGCAGAATGCAGCGATAGACCATATCGTCGTGACCAGTGCTTCTCAACTCAGCTTTTTTGTTTCGCAAATACCTGATTTTTGCCACCCATGGCTATTTGATCGGATATTACTTGTCCCTGGTTTGCGTATAGAAGAAATTGCACAAAACATGGGATTCAAACATATTATCGTGGTGGGTAGCGCCAGCAATTCAGATTTAGTGGCTGCACTTCAGCCCCAGAAAGAGTGA
- a CDS encoding uroporphyrinogen-III C-methyltransferase yields the protein MTDKKNQPEKQQPKDSKPESQVSPAQGQTSSGTTQHTSGSSAKTSTPKQKDKATPGTGLAKTAIILSLILAGGMGAYVYHIQKNYQTQIASLQQQLQNSVSELNQQVTSQDQSTQEKLVQTSNKFDTLLNQQQKSLESLQLALADMKGRRPNDWLLAESDYLVKLAGRKLFLEHDVQSATLLMESADQRIAALNDPSLVPLRKSMAHDITTLKAVPLIDKDGLVLRLTSLQQQIKQLPLANAILPDAPEIQKEEVTENISDWQHNLLTSAKDFVNNFITFRTRDGNVIPLLSPKQDFYLRENLKAKLETAIRAVYDEQQAVYSTALSTAREWSVSFLNQENNHVQQFNHMLETLSKKNIQVNYPVKLESQSQLTDIINTRLRKEVTSLTEDDS from the coding sequence ATGACTGATAAAAAAAATCAACCTGAAAAACAGCAGCCAAAAGACAGTAAGCCAGAGTCTCAGGTATCACCGGCTCAGGGACAGACATCTTCAGGCACGACACAGCACACTTCCGGTTCTTCAGCAAAAACATCCACTCCAAAACAAAAAGATAAAGCAACACCAGGAACCGGGCTTGCCAAAACAGCCATTATTCTCAGCCTGATTCTTGCCGGTGGGATGGGGGCATATGTTTACCACATACAGAAGAATTATCAGACCCAGATAGCCAGCCTTCAGCAACAACTTCAGAATTCAGTCTCTGAACTCAATCAACAAGTCACCTCACAAGACCAATCGACCCAGGAAAAACTGGTCCAGACATCCAATAAATTCGATACACTGCTGAACCAACAGCAAAAAAGTCTTGAGAGCCTTCAGCTGGCACTGGCTGATATGAAGGGCCGTCGTCCGAATGACTGGCTGCTGGCTGAATCTGACTATCTGGTCAAACTTGCCGGAAGAAAACTCTTTCTCGAACATGATGTTCAAAGCGCGACATTGTTAATGGAAAGTGCAGATCAACGCATTGCCGCCCTGAACGACCCGAGTCTTGTGCCGTTGCGCAAATCAATGGCCCATGACATCACAACGCTCAAGGCCGTTCCGCTGATAGACAAAGATGGTTTGGTACTGCGTCTGACCAGCCTGCAACAACAGATCAAACAATTACCGCTCGCGAATGCAATTCTGCCGGACGCACCTGAAATACAGAAAGAAGAAGTGACTGAGAATATCAGTGACTGGCAACATAACCTGCTGACTTCAGCGAAAGATTTTGTCAATAATTTCATCACGTTCCGAACCAGAGACGGTAATGTCATTCCACTGCTTTCTCCAAAGCAGGACTTCTACTTAAGAGAAAATTTAAAAGCGAAACTGGAAACAGCAATTCGCGCGGTTTACGACGAACAGCAAGCGGTATACAGCACAGCGCTTTCAACTGCCAGAGAGTGGTCGGTGTCTTTCCTGAATCAGGAAAACAATCATGTACAGCAATTCAATCATATGCTGGAAACGCTCAGTAAGAAAAATATTCAGGTCAACTACCCGGTCAAACTGGAATCACAGAGTCAGTTGACTGATATTATTAATACACGTCTGCGCAAAGAAGTAACCAGTTTGACGGAGGATGATTCATGA
- a CDS encoding heme biosynthesis HemY N-terminal domain-containing protein: protein MIRSIFLFVVLGIGLFVGTQYAGQQGYVLISAAGKTIEMSVTSLVVMIIVLLAILFGLEFLIKKVLNTTTSTWNWFGERKLKKSRRFTNEGIVKLIEGDWKLAEKKVTRLAKNHDMPLLCYLIASEAALEQGNNQKREHYLSLASQQKDSTLAVELTKARQYIKEKNYQAAQKIVSELSTHYPSNPVVLTLLKSTYYQLQQWPELLYLLPQLKKRKLIEDDELQKLKVEAHCQQLSQAANQLNQEGLQEHWNQLARKTKSQPEILTHYIRLLIKHNEDSQAFKLIKEQLKKQPESLLSTLLPELNLEPPQAESAIKLLKDMVQSNEHNAEAQSALGRFYMKQQQWSRAQTCFETALRGRSQISDYRYLAQALEYQNMAQAAHDVSQKALSLASATDIK, encoded by the coding sequence ATGATTCGTTCAATCTTTCTGTTTGTTGTTCTCGGCATCGGTTTATTTGTCGGCACTCAGTATGCAGGACAGCAAGGCTACGTTTTAATTTCTGCTGCTGGTAAAACGATTGAAATGAGTGTGACATCACTTGTCGTCATGATTATTGTTTTACTGGCAATCCTGTTCGGCCTTGAATTTCTGATTAAAAAAGTCCTGAATACAACCACTTCAACCTGGAACTGGTTTGGTGAACGGAAGCTGAAAAAGTCCCGCCGGTTCACCAATGAAGGTATCGTCAAACTCATTGAAGGTGACTGGAAACTCGCAGAAAAAAAAGTCACCCGGTTGGCGAAAAATCATGATATGCCTTTACTATGCTATCTCATTGCTTCCGAGGCAGCATTAGAGCAGGGAAATAATCAAAAAAGGGAACATTATTTATCTCTGGCCTCACAGCAAAAAGATTCAACACTTGCTGTGGAACTGACGAAAGCGAGACAATACATTAAAGAGAAGAATTATCAGGCAGCACAAAAAATTGTCTCTGAGTTATCAACACATTATCCATCCAATCCGGTTGTGCTCACCCTGCTGAAAAGTACTTACTACCAGTTACAACAATGGCCTGAATTACTCTATCTGTTGCCTCAGCTCAAAAAACGTAAGTTAATTGAAGATGATGAATTACAAAAACTAAAAGTTGAAGCACATTGCCAACAACTCTCACAGGCAGCAAATCAACTGAATCAGGAAGGGTTACAGGAACACTGGAATCAACTTGCAAGAAAAACCAAATCACAACCCGAAATTCTGACGCATTATATTCGATTGCTGATTAAGCATAATGAAGATTCCCAAGCCTTCAAACTCATCAAAGAACAACTGAAAAAACAACCTGAATCTCTGTTAAGTACACTTCTTCCCGAACTCAATCTTGAGCCACCTCAGGCTGAATCTGCAATAAAGCTGCTTAAAGACATGGTTCAAAGTAATGAACATAATGCTGAAGCTCAGAGTGCCTTAGGCCGGTTCTATATGAAACAGCAACAGTGGAGCAGAGCTCAAACCTGTTTTGAAACCGCGTTAAGAGGCAGAAGTCAGATATCAGATTATCGTTATCTGGCACAAGCTCTGGAATACCAAAACATGGCACAGGCAGCTCACGATGTCAGTCAGAAAGCATTAAGCCTCGCAAGTGCTACAGATATAAAATGA
- the hemN gene encoding oxygen-independent coproporphyrinogen III oxidase, translating to MFQRAILDQQVIWDQDMLDKYNYSGPRYTSYPTALEFHEAFTIAEFDMACTQYPERPLSLYIHIPFCHKLCYYCGCNKLVTRHHHKADEYLDVLELEIRQRASLLQLQNREVVQLHFGGGTPTFLTEAQISRLMTLLRAEFDFTPDAEISIEIDPREIDVTLLDHLYQEGFNRLSIGVQDFDKQVQQLINREQDEAFIIDLVARAKSIGFRSVNLDLIYGLPKQSCESFTETLKKVIQLAPERLSVFNYAHMPQLFAAQRKIKEADLPVAQEKMNILQSAIRHLTGAGYQYIGMDHFSVPDDDLAVAQRQGCLHRNFQGYTIHGDCDLIGFGVSAISMVGDVYAQNHKELSQYYHQVDEQRHALWKGVSLDRDDLIRREVIKQLMCNFVLDKKAIQSDFGIQFDRYFSEDLGLLQTFATDGLVKITPNVILVTPRGRLLIRNICMCFDRYLRNRARQQQFSRVI from the coding sequence ATGTTTCAACGAGCAATATTGGATCAGCAGGTCATATGGGACCAGGATATGTTGGATAAGTACAACTACTCCGGGCCCCGCTACACCTCGTACCCGACTGCCTTAGAATTTCATGAAGCTTTTACTATTGCTGAATTCGACATGGCATGTACTCAGTATCCCGAGCGTCCATTGTCGTTATATATTCATATTCCATTCTGTCATAAGCTTTGCTACTACTGTGGCTGTAATAAACTGGTGACCCGTCATCATCACAAAGCTGATGAATATCTGGATGTTTTAGAGCTGGAAATTCGTCAGAGGGCCTCTCTGCTACAGCTGCAGAATCGGGAGGTTGTGCAGTTACATTTTGGTGGTGGTACGCCCACTTTTCTGACCGAAGCCCAAATCAGCCGTTTAATGACGCTGTTGCGTGCCGAGTTTGATTTTACCCCGGATGCTGAGATCAGCATTGAAATAGACCCCCGGGAAATTGATGTAACTTTGCTGGACCATTTATATCAGGAAGGTTTTAACCGTCTGAGTATCGGTGTTCAGGATTTTGATAAACAGGTTCAACAATTGATTAACCGTGAGCAGGATGAAGCGTTTATCATTGATTTAGTCGCACGAGCGAAATCAATTGGCTTCAGATCTGTGAATCTTGATTTAATTTATGGTTTACCGAAGCAAAGTTGCGAATCATTTACGGAGACACTGAAGAAAGTCATTCAGCTGGCGCCCGAGCGTTTATCTGTTTTTAATTATGCTCATATGCCACAGTTGTTTGCAGCGCAACGAAAAATAAAAGAAGCAGACTTGCCGGTTGCTCAGGAAAAAATGAATATTCTTCAGTCTGCTATCCGGCATTTGACCGGTGCGGGTTATCAATATATCGGTATGGATCATTTCTCTGTGCCTGATGATGATTTGGCCGTTGCACAAAGGCAAGGGTGCCTGCACAGGAATTTTCAGGGATATACGATTCATGGCGACTGTGATTTGATTGGTTTTGGTGTTTCTGCCATCTCAATGGTTGGTGATGTGTATGCACAGAACCACAAAGAGCTATCGCAGTATTATCATCAGGTGGATGAACAGCGCCATGCCTTGTGGAAAGGTGTTTCTCTTGATCGGGATGATTTAATCCGGCGTGAAGTGATTAAGCAACTGATGTGTAATTTTGTACTGGACAAGAAAGCCATCCAGTCTGATTTTGGTATTCAGTTCGATCGTTATTTCAGTGAAGATTTAGGGTTGCTTCAGACTTTCGCAACTGATGGTCTGGTAAAAATAACGCCCAACGTGATTTTGGTGACTCCAAGGGGGCGGTTACTCATTCGCAATATTTGTATGTGTTTTGACCGGTATCTACGAAACAGGGCCCGGCAGCAACAATTTTCCCGTGTGATATAG
- a CDS encoding DUF2489 domain-containing protein yields MNLTVLVVIGSIIILVLAVYAGYLLFKLKKQKALLAKHQALAVEKRNANIFDNVNTLCMVGIQGQCDLSELSIRIYCIMDYVQGEQRVDFEQTYPAISELYHIVKDMARGEARQALPKQERMKQNLSRMKAEERLHEAINQELHQLRKDLKATDNQILVQTI; encoded by the coding sequence ATGAATTTAACCGTACTTGTGGTCATTGGCAGTATCATTATTCTGGTTTTGGCTGTTTATGCCGGATATTTGTTATTCAAACTGAAAAAGCAGAAAGCTTTGCTTGCAAAGCATCAGGCTTTGGCAGTTGAAAAGAGAAACGCGAATATTTTTGATAATGTGAACACTTTATGTATGGTTGGTATTCAGGGGCAATGTGACCTGTCTGAACTAAGTATCCGAATCTACTGTATTATGGATTATGTTCAGGGAGAGCAACGGGTCGACTTTGAGCAAACCTACCCGGCTATCAGCGAACTGTATCATATTGTCAAAGATATGGCGCGAGGTGAGGCGCGACAGGCATTGCCTAAGCAGGAGCGCATGAAGCAAAACCTGAGTCGTATGAAAGCGGAAGAGCGGCTTCATGAAGCTATTAATCAGGAGTTACATCAGCTCCGGAAAGATTTAAAGGCAACAGATAACCAAATTCTGGTTCAAACCATTTAG
- the yihI gene encoding Der GTPase-activating protein YihI encodes MTRRKVTTTGVNGDLVFARKSNRKNVDIEGRLRKKEKKRKGLKTGSRHSQGAEGDFVKSNQHGDPRLGSKKKVPLIVDAPKKQTKQERRLSAEQELIQLENDAQLQVLLGRLENGEKLGAGLQKYVDEKLDRIEQLMQQLGLLEEMDTQAPDDDDQPDTSDFSGLSDEDELLQQFTDLDTDKL; translated from the coding sequence ATGACTCGCAGAAAAGTAACAACAACAGGTGTGAATGGTGATCTTGTATTTGCACGGAAAAGTAACCGTAAAAATGTAGATATTGAAGGTCGTCTGAGAAAAAAAGAAAAGAAAAGAAAAGGATTAAAAACCGGAAGCCGCCACTCTCAGGGCGCTGAAGGTGATTTTGTAAAAAGCAATCAACACGGAGATCCGCGTCTGGGGAGTAAGAAAAAGGTTCCTCTCATTGTCGATGCGCCCAAAAAACAAACCAAACAGGAGCGACGTCTTTCTGCTGAACAGGAATTAATACAGCTGGAAAATGATGCGCAGTTACAGGTGCTGTTGGGGCGTTTGGAGAACGGTGAAAAGCTTGGTGCAGGTTTACAAAAGTATGTCGATGAAAAGCTCGATCGGATCGAGCAATTGATGCAACAACTTGGTTTACTGGAAGAGATGGATACTCAGGCACCAGATGATGATGACCAGCCGGATACTTCTGATTTTTCAGGACTGTCGGATGAAGATGAGTTGTTACAGCAGTTTACCGATCTGGACACTGATAAATTGTAA
- a CDS encoding class I SAM-dependent methyltransferase translates to MHSCPLCDASSLQFYHQDKRREYWQCPCCALVSVAPSYRLEADEEKAIYDLHENHPSDPGYRRFLSRLCLPLKQRLPPESSGLDYGCGPGPTLSVMLEEAGHQTTLYDFFYHHNISALSSTYDFITATEVIEYLYHPGEVWLQWLNMLKPGGYIGLMTKLVESQDAFSTWHYKNDLTHVSFFSQKTFRYLAERDKLELEFIGRDVILLRKGLS, encoded by the coding sequence ATGCATAGTTGTCCGCTTTGTGACGCTTCTTCTTTGCAGTTTTATCATCAGGATAAACGGCGTGAATATTGGCAGTGTCCTTGCTGTGCCCTGGTGAGTGTTGCTCCCTCTTATCGTTTAGAGGCAGACGAAGAAAAAGCCATCTATGATTTGCATGAGAATCATCCTTCTGATCCCGGATACAGGCGGTTTTTGTCTCGCTTGTGTCTGCCGCTGAAGCAACGTTTGCCGCCCGAATCTTCAGGGCTGGATTATGGATGTGGACCGGGACCGACGTTGTCAGTCATGCTGGAAGAAGCTGGTCACCAGACAACGCTGTACGATTTTTTTTACCATCACAATATATCGGCTCTATCATCAACCTATGATTTTATTACGGCAACAGAAGTGATTGAGTATTTATATCATCCCGGAGAGGTTTGGCTGCAATGGTTAAACATGCTGAAACCTGGTGGATATATTGGTTTAATGACGAAATTAGTTGAAAGTCAGGATGCATTTTCAACCTGGCACTATAAAAATGACCTCACCCACGTGAGTTTTTTCAGCCAGAAAACATTCCGGTATTTAGCTGAGCGGGATAAGCTTGAACTTGAATTTATCGGGCGTGATGTAATTTTACTGAGGAAAGGCTTGTCATGA
- the yihA gene encoding ribosome biogenesis GTP-binding protein YihA/YsxC has translation MEFTLSVKINYQNTHFITSAPDIRHLPEDQGIEIAFAGRSNAGKSSALNRLANQKSLAKTSKTPGRTQLINLFKVTEDCHIVDLPGYGFAQVPIEMKKKWQKSLGEYLQKRQCLNGLVVLMDIRHPMKDLDQQLIHWAVESHIPVQVLLTKADKLKSGARKAQLLKIREASLAFCGDVSVDLFSSLSGIGVDTLRNKLDSWFSPALTSGSDPDADEV, from the coding sequence ATGGAGTTTACTTTGAGTGTAAAAATTAACTATCAAAACACACACTTTATTACCAGTGCCCCGGATATTCGGCACTTACCTGAAGATCAAGGCATTGAAATTGCGTTTGCCGGCCGCTCAAATGCAGGGAAATCAAGTGCGTTAAACCGGCTGGCTAACCAGAAAAGTCTGGCGAAAACCAGTAAAACACCCGGCAGAACTCAGCTTATAAATTTATTCAAAGTCACTGAGGATTGTCATATTGTCGATTTACCGGGATATGGATTCGCTCAGGTTCCCATTGAGATGAAAAAGAAATGGCAGAAATCCCTGGGAGAATACCTGCAAAAGCGCCAGTGCCTGAATGGTCTGGTCGTTTTAATGGATATCCGTCATCCAATGAAAGATTTGGATCAACAGCTGATTCACTGGGCAGTTGAAAGTCATATTCCGGTTCAGGTTCTGCTCACCAAAGCAGATAAGCTGAAAAGTGGTGCCAGAAAAGCACAACTGCTGAAGATCAGAGAAGCTTCACTCGCATTTTGTGGTGATGTCAGCGTTGATTTATTTTCTTCTTTGTCAGGCATCGGTGTTGACACATTACGCAATAAACTTGATAGCTGGTTTTCACCGGCTTTGACTTCCGGCTCCGATCCTGATGCGGATGAAGTTTAA
- the polA gene encoding DNA polymerase I — protein sequence MAQIPDNPLILIDGSSYLYRAFHAYPETMSNGNIQTNAIYGVVNMIRSMLRQYPSDRIAVIFDAKGKTFRDDIYPQYKAHRPPMPDELSNQIEPLHKIIRAMGLPLLAIEGVEADDVIGTISTQAAQAGIPVLISTGDKDMAQLVNEHVTLINTMTNVILDREGVIEKFGIPPELIIDYLSLMGDKVDNIPGVPGVGEKTAKALLQGIGGLDTLYQNLDKISELSFRGAKSMAKKLEAHKDDALLSYQLATIKLDVALDETSDALVKQDPDKDTLTEMYSQLAFKSWLNELTEGSENAESAPSSGNTQNESSSQVNTSAVKIDQSGYQTVLDEATFLSWLDKLKAASLFAFDTETDGLDYMTANLVGLSFATEEGEAAYVPLAHDYLDAPQQLSREWVLEKLKPLLEDENLAKAGQNLKFDMSIMARYDIELRGIRHDTMLASYVYDSVGGRHDMDSLALRFLQHQCISFEQIAGKGKNQLTFNQIDLEQAGIYAAEDADITLRLHNRLTENIEANPKLKRVYEEIEVPLVPVLSRMERTGVLIDDSLLHAQSQEISVRLTELEQKAFEIAGEEFNLSSPKQLQVILFDKMGLPVVKKTPSGAPSTNEEVLQELALDYPLPQVILEYRGLAKLKSTYTDKLPKMINPATGRVHTSYHQAVTATGRLSSTDPNLQNIPVRNEEGRRIRQAFIAEKGWKVVAIDYSQIELRIMAHLSGDQALLDAFREGKDIHAATAAEILGVHIDEVSSEHRRRAKAVNFGLIYGMSAFGLAKQLGISRAEAQSYMDTYFERYPGVMQYMEDTRSKASENGYVETLFGRRLYLPEIRSRNGMRRKAAERAAINAPMQGTAADIIKKAMLLVDQWIEDEGQGRVRLLMQVHDELVFEVQESFLPEIESKIQKLMESAASLNVPLLAECGDGESWEQAH from the coding sequence ATGGCTCAAATTCCTGATAATCCTCTCATTCTTATTGATGGCTCATCTTATCTGTATCGCGCATTCCATGCTTATCCTGAAACGATGAGCAACGGTAACATTCAGACGAATGCAATTTATGGCGTTGTGAATATGATTCGCAGCATGCTACGGCAATATCCATCTGATCGGATTGCCGTCATCTTCGATGCAAAAGGAAAAACTTTCCGGGATGATATTTATCCACAATACAAAGCGCACCGGCCACCCATGCCGGATGAATTGAGCAATCAAATCGAGCCGCTACATAAAATTATCCGTGCTATGGGGCTGCCATTACTGGCGATAGAGGGTGTGGAAGCCGATGATGTGATTGGTACAATTTCCACTCAGGCCGCGCAGGCTGGTATACCTGTTTTAATCAGTACCGGTGATAAAGATATGGCTCAGCTTGTCAATGAGCATGTGACGTTAATCAATACGATGACAAACGTCATTCTGGATCGTGAGGGTGTGATTGAAAAGTTTGGTATCCCACCCGAACTGATTATTGATTACTTATCATTAATGGGTGATAAGGTCGATAATATTCCGGGTGTCCCCGGGGTTGGAGAAAAAACAGCGAAGGCATTACTTCAGGGAATCGGCGGACTGGATACGCTGTATCAAAACCTTGATAAAATCTCAGAATTGAGCTTTCGGGGCGCCAAAAGTATGGCGAAAAAGCTTGAAGCGCATAAAGATGATGCTTTGCTTTCTTATCAGCTGGCGACGATTAAGCTTGATGTGGCTCTGGACGAAACGTCGGACGCATTAGTTAAACAAGATCCGGATAAAGATACTCTGACAGAGATGTATAGCCAGCTGGCATTTAAGTCATGGTTGAATGAGCTGACTGAAGGCAGCGAAAATGCGGAGTCTGCGCCATCATCCGGGAATACTCAGAATGAATCCTCATCTCAGGTGAATACCTCAGCCGTCAAAATCGATCAGTCCGGTTACCAGACAGTTCTGGATGAAGCGACATTTTTATCCTGGCTGGATAAATTGAAAGCGGCATCTTTATTTGCATTTGATACTGAAACCGATGGTTTGGATTACATGACAGCTAATCTGGTTGGTTTATCTTTCGCAACTGAAGAGGGAGAAGCTGCTTATGTACCGCTGGCTCATGATTATCTTGATGCACCTCAGCAGTTGAGCAGGGAGTGGGTGTTAGAGAAACTGAAACCGCTGCTTGAAGATGAGAACCTGGCAAAAGCCGGGCAGAATCTGAAGTTTGATATGAGTATCATGGCCCGTTACGACATCGAACTGCGCGGGATACGTCATGATACCATGCTGGCATCCTACGTTTACGACAGTGTCGGCGGACGTCATGATATGGATAGTCTGGCATTACGTTTTCTGCAGCACCAATGTATTTCGTTCGAACAGATTGCCGGTAAAGGTAAAAATCAGCTGACATTTAATCAAATCGATTTGGAACAGGCAGGTATATATGCTGCTGAAGATGCTGATATTACTTTACGTCTGCACAATCGCTTAACCGAAAATATTGAAGCAAATCCGAAGCTGAAGCGTGTGTATGAAGAGATCGAAGTTCCTTTGGTTCCTGTTTTGTCCAGAATGGAAAGAACAGGGGTCTTAATTGATGATTCGTTACTTCATGCTCAGTCTCAGGAAATCTCGGTCAGATTAACGGAACTTGAGCAAAAAGCTTTTGAGATAGCAGGTGAAGAATTCAATCTCAGTTCTCCCAAACAATTGCAGGTTATTCTGTTTGATAAGATGGGCTTACCTGTAGTGAAGAAAACGCCATCCGGTGCACCTTCAACCAATGAAGAGGTTTTACAGGAGCTGGCTTTAGATTATCCGTTACCTCAGGTAATACTGGAGTACCGGGGACTGGCTAAGCTCAAATCAACGTATACCGATAAATTACCCAAAATGATCAATCCTGCAACCGGACGGGTTCATACGTCATATCATCAGGCAGTGACGGCGACAGGGCGTTTATCATCGACCGATCCAAACTTACAGAATATACCGGTCCGTAATGAAGAAGGCCGGAGAATCCGTCAGGCGTTTATTGCGGAAAAAGGCTGGAAAGTTGTTGCTATCGATTACTCTCAAATTGAGTTAAGAATCATGGCTCATCTCTCTGGTGATCAGGCCTTACTGGATGCTTTCCGTGAAGGAAAGGATATCCATGCTGCAACTGCGGCTGAGATTTTAGGGGTTCATATTGATGAGGTTTCAAGTGAACACCGCCGACGTGCCAAAGCCGTTAATTTTGGGTTGATCTATGGGATGAGTGCATTTGGTTTAGCGAAACAGCTCGGGATCTCGCGGGCAGAAGCGCAATCCTATATGGATACCTATTTTGAGCGTTATCCTGGTGTGATGCAGTATATGGAAGATACCCGTTCCAAAGCGAGTGAGAATGGTTACGTTGAAACTCTGTTTGGCCGGCGTTTATATCTGCCTGAAATTCGTTCAAGAAACGGAATGCGGCGTAAGGCTGCTGAGCGGGCGGCAATTAATGCACCGATGCAGGGAACCGCAGCGGATATTATCAAAAAAGCGATGTTATTAGTTGACCAATGGATTGAAGATGAAGGGCAGGGCAGAGTTCGTTTACTGATGCAGGTTCATGATGAACTGGTATTTGAAGTCCAAGAGTCATTTTTACCCGAAATTGAAAGTAAAATACAGAAACTCATGGAGTCAGCCGCATCGCTGAATGTTCCGTTACTGGCTGAATGTGGTGATGGCGAAAGCTGGGAACAAGCGCATTAA